From a single Lolium rigidum isolate FL_2022 chromosome 7, APGP_CSIRO_Lrig_0.1, whole genome shotgun sequence genomic region:
- the LOC124669943 gene encoding BAG family molecular chaperone regulator 3-like: MMKLRCPNPKRLFRRRSSKGSSTGSASSEDGSDAGGLIHGGGGSGEIEWEVRPGGMLVQRRDVRGDVEVITIRVATGFSSWHEVSIGATCTFGELKVILSMMTGLEPREQRLLFRGKEREDGDHLHMVGVRDNDKVLLLEDPALKDMKLRAAALAAQAMQTPYQTSIRV, translated from the exons ATGATGAAGCTGAGGTGCCCCAACCCCAAGAGGCTGTTCAGGAGGAGGTCCTCCAAGGGCAGCAGCACCGGTAGCGCTAGCAGCGAGGACGGCAGCGATGCCGGTGGTCTCAtccacggcggcggtggcagcgggGAGATCGAGTGGGAGGTGCGCCCAGGTGGCATGCTGGTCCAGAGGAGGGACGTGAGGGGGGACGTAGAAGTGATTACCATCAGGGTGGCCACCGGGTTCTCCTCCTGGCATGAGGTGTCCATTGGAGCCACCTGCACTTTTG GAGAGCTGAAGGTGATACTGTCCATGATGACAGGGTTGGAGCCCAGGGAGCAGAGGCTGCTGTTCAGGGGCAAGGAGAGGGAAGACGGCGACCACCTCCACATGGTCGGGGTGAGGGACAATGACAAGGTGCTGCTTCTCGAGGACCCTGCCCTCAAGGACATGAAGCTCCGGGCGGCCGCGCTCGCGGCCCAGGCCATGCAGACCCCGTATCAGACTTCTATCCGGGTGTAG